The following are encoded in a window of Odocoileus virginianus isolate 20LAN1187 ecotype Illinois unplaced genomic scaffold, Ovbor_1.2 Unplaced_Scaffold_19, whole genome shotgun sequence genomic DNA:
- the LOC110147732 gene encoding olfactory receptor 8B12-like — MAADNTSSVIEFILTGLTDQAQLKIPLFFLFLSFYVVTVVGNLGLITLIGLNSHLHIPMYFFLFNLSFIDFSYSTTLTPKMLMGFVSEKNIISYAGCMTQFFFFCFFVFSESYILSAMAYDRYVAICKPLVYTVTMSPQVCLLLLLGVYGMGVFGAVAHMGNIMFMTFCGDNLVNHYMCDIIPLLELSCNSSYINLLVVFIVVTIGIGVPIVTIFISYGFILSNILHISSIEGRSKAFSTCSSHIIVVSLFFGSGAFMYLKPPSILPLDQGKVSSVFYTAVVPMLNPLIYSLRNKDVKVALKKTLSIKIFS, encoded by the coding sequence ATGGCTGCAGATAACACCTCCTCTGTGATAGAGTTCATCCTCACAGGCTTAACAGACCAGGCACAACTCAAGATCCCCCTCTTCTTCCTGTTTCTAAGTTTCTATGTGGTCACCGTAGTGGGGAACCTGGGCTTGATAACTTTGATTGGACTGAATTCTCACCTTCATAttcccatgtactttttcctctttaaccTCTCCTTCATAGATTTTAGTTACTCCACTACCCTCACCCCTAAAATGCTGATGGGTTTTGTCTCAGAGAAGAACATCATTTCCTATGCAGGGTGTAtgactcaattttttttcttctgtttttttgtcttttctgaatcTTACATCCTGTCAGCGATGGCATATGACCGCTATGTTGCCATCTGTAAGCCACTGGTGTACACGGTCACCATGTCTCCTCAGGTGTGTTTACTCCTTTTGTTGGGAGTCTACGGGATGGGAGTGTTTGGAGCAGTGGCTCATATGGGAAACATAATGTTTATGACCTTCTGTGGTGACAACCTTGTTAATCACTATATGTGTGACATCATTCCCCTCCTTGAGCTTTCCTGTAACAGTTCTTACATAAATTTGCTGGTGGTCTTTATTGTTGTGACTATTGGCATTGGGGTGCCCATTGTGACCATTTTTATCTCTTATGGTTTTATTCTTTCTAACATTCTCCACATCAGCTCCATTGAGGGCAGATCCAAAGCCTTTAGTACATGCAGTTCCCATATAATtgtggtttctcttttctttgggtCAGGAGCTTTTATGTACCTCAAACCACCTTCTATTTTACCCCTTGATCAGGGGAAAGTGTCCTCTGTATTCTATACTGCTGTGGTGCCCATGCTCAACCCGTTAATCTATAGCCTGAGGAATAAGGATGTTAAAGTTGCCCTGAAGAAAACCTTGAGCATAAAAATCTTCTCttga